A single window of Archangium gephyra DNA harbors:
- a CDS encoding trypsin-like peptidase domain-containing protein: MKPMMIKRYGLAVLASLGLSACGAQELEPGASEPVTSTQEQTLEVPADWVGHQLGLSAPRLRPLEKVTRFAQPEPGELPSIRKIEPQNGPEKPGGQVRAMGPDGTIYEVLMPQTDAEKVGSALRERGLSGSSLPSEQPRSESGWSNGIDSRARWTNSGTDWPRDTIGVVSPNGSSWCTGTLFEGRLVLTAFHCLWDGYGNWVNPQFRAGQDGTTQPYAAVNHTWKYWDQGFVDNNCHKWKTTGYRQVCEQYDWAVLVLAETPTSSTGVTPGYMGVFYNGSDSGLAAYSTYHYGYPGCGSGGAPAGCVDNSMWGQSFTCDIGSFFNPVNGWNRNFYHGCDMSGGHSGGPLYSWSPGSNGPYLLATNIAESCTGSACSGTTPNIAFRIDKWLADQMMYWRSIY; the protein is encoded by the coding sequence ATGAAGCCCATGATGATCAAGCGGTATGGCCTGGCCGTCCTCGCATCGCTCGGCCTGAGCGCGTGCGGCGCCCAGGAGCTCGAGCCTGGCGCGAGCGAGCCCGTCACCTCCACCCAGGAGCAGACGCTGGAGGTGCCCGCCGACTGGGTCGGCCACCAGCTGGGCCTGAGCGCGCCCCGCCTCCGCCCGCTGGAGAAGGTCACCCGCTTCGCCCAGCCCGAGCCTGGGGAGCTGCCCTCCATCCGGAAGATCGAGCCCCAGAACGGGCCGGAGAAGCCGGGTGGCCAGGTGCGCGCGATGGGCCCGGATGGAACCATCTACGAAGTGCTCATGCCGCAAACCGATGCCGAGAAGGTGGGGAGCGCGCTGCGGGAGCGAGGCCTCAGCGGCAGCAGCCTTCCCTCGGAGCAGCCGCGCAGTGAGAGCGGGTGGTCCAATGGCATCGACAGCCGGGCGCGGTGGACCAACTCGGGCACCGACTGGCCGCGGGACACCATTGGCGTCGTGTCGCCCAACGGCTCGAGCTGGTGCACGGGGACCTTGTTCGAGGGCCGGCTCGTGCTGACCGCGTTCCACTGCCTGTGGGACGGCTACGGCAACTGGGTGAACCCGCAGTTCCGCGCGGGACAGGACGGCACCACGCAGCCCTACGCCGCCGTCAACCACACGTGGAAGTACTGGGACCAGGGCTTCGTGGACAACAACTGCCACAAGTGGAAGACCACGGGCTACCGCCAGGTCTGCGAGCAGTATGACTGGGCCGTGCTGGTGCTCGCGGAGACGCCCACCAGCTCGACGGGCGTCACCCCGGGTTACATGGGTGTCTTCTACAACGGCTCGGACAGCGGGCTCGCCGCGTACTCGACGTACCACTACGGCTACCCGGGCTGTGGCTCGGGCGGGGCTCCGGCGGGCTGCGTGGACAACTCCATGTGGGGCCAGAGCTTCACCTGCGACATCGGCTCGTTCTTCAACCCGGTGAACGGCTGGAACCGGAACTTCTACCACGGCTGCGACATGTCCGGTGGGCACAGCGGCGGCCCGCTCTACTCGTGGAGCCCGGGCTCCAACGGGCCCTACCTCCTGGCCACCAACATCGCCGAGTCGTGCACGGGCTCGGCCTGCAGCGGGACCACGCCGAACATCGCGTTCCGCATCGACAAGTGGCTGGCGGATCAGATGATGTACTGGCGCTCCATCTACTGA
- a CDS encoding DUF84 family protein, translated as MEAASGRGPESGRHIVGPNGEYLLPPAVVARVLRGEELSRVMDEVTGRTESKKQQGAVGILTNGLFTRAEMWQGPLACALMPFLHPELYPSPVTG; from the coding sequence GTGGAAGCGGCGAGCGGCCGTGGCCCCGAGTCAGGGCGGCATATTGTCGGGCCGAACGGTGAGTACCTGCTGCCTCCCGCAGTGGTGGCGCGGGTGCTGCGAGGCGAGGAGCTGAGCCGGGTGATGGACGAGGTCACCGGCCGCACCGAGAGCAAGAAGCAGCAGGGAGCGGTGGGAATCCTGACCAACGGCCTCTTCACGCGGGCCGAGATGTGGCAGGGGCCGCTGGCCTGCGCGCTGATGCCCTTCCTGCACCCGGAGCTCTACCCCTCCCCGGTTACGGGTTGA
- a CDS encoding DUF5953 family protein, translating into MEFSLYDMTVSVYAPALVGDDGRPLAIVHGMERAFPGLRLWWTTSEKDELITVPHRDAWVASDRTDGGFPFLCNDDDAHPVTIFGLENPNGLSAEGPPHFEVHASLPAHAAGLAAAADVLAAVGDGARAYWGHATPSNATVEISRQTTDPVRKPGVPPRGLPALRFPDYILAPEIPHHLGWLNYWSAAAARAIGFPDPARDADLLSRARRTATGGWVVRLTDALLDLDNPAHLDALKQAYERFPEIGGRSTP; encoded by the coding sequence ATGGAATTTTCTCTCTATGACATGACCGTCAGCGTGTATGCGCCCGCGCTCGTAGGTGATGATGGGCGCCCGCTTGCCATCGTTCATGGAATGGAGCGTGCGTTTCCTGGATTGCGCTTGTGGTGGACGACCTCGGAGAAGGACGAACTCATCACCGTACCCCACCGCGATGCGTGGGTCGCGTCCGACAGGACGGACGGAGGGTTTCCATTCCTTTGCAACGATGACGACGCCCACCCCGTGACGATTTTCGGGCTCGAAAACCCGAACGGTCTTTCCGCGGAAGGCCCGCCGCATTTTGAAGTGCATGCGTCGCTGCCAGCGCATGCAGCCGGCCTTGCGGCGGCAGCGGATGTGCTGGCGGCCGTAGGGGATGGCGCACGTGCGTACTGGGGGCACGCCACGCCCTCCAACGCGACCGTGGAGATTTCGCGGCAGACGACCGATCCGGTGCGTAAGCCAGGAGTTCCGCCACGAGGGCTGCCAGCGCTCAGGTTCCCAGACTACATCCTCGCGCCCGAGATTCCGCATCACCTCGGCTGGCTGAACTACTGGTCGGCTGCGGCCGCACGAGCCATCGGGTTTCCGGACCCTGCCCGCGACGCGGACCTGCTCTCACGAGCGCGGCGTACCGCGACAGGCGGGTGGGTTGTCCGGCTCACCGATGCGCTGCTCGACCTGGACAACCCCGCCCACCTGGACGCGCTCAAACAGGCCTACGAGCGCTTCCCGGAGATCGGTGGGCGCTCCACCCCTTGA
- the yjjX gene encoding inosine/xanthosine triphosphatase — protein sequence MSFTIAVGSTNPAKTTAARTICERAFPGCTVATVDVPSGVPEQPIGPGQTSTGARNRARAALAAVPGARMGMGLEGGVDEEGNLINCVAVVEAGGRENLTWGVCFPLPPAVVARVLRGEELSRVMDEVTGRTESKKQQGAVGILTNGLFTRAEMWQGPLACALMPFLHPELYPAPVAG from the coding sequence ATGTCCTTCACCATCGCCGTAGGCTCGACGAACCCGGCCAAGACGACGGCAGCGAGAACCATCTGCGAGCGGGCCTTCCCGGGCTGCACCGTGGCCACGGTCGACGTCCCCAGCGGAGTGCCCGAGCAACCCATCGGCCCAGGCCAGACCTCCACGGGAGCGCGAAACCGGGCGCGAGCGGCGCTCGCGGCGGTGCCAGGGGCGCGGATGGGGATGGGGCTCGAGGGGGGAGTGGACGAGGAAGGCAACCTCATCAACTGCGTGGCCGTGGTGGAGGCCGGAGGCCGGGAGAACCTCACGTGGGGCGTGTGCTTCCCCCTGCCGCCCGCGGTCGTGGCGCGGGTGCTGCGAGGCGAGGAGCTGAGCCGGGTGATGGACGAGGTCACCGGCCGCACCGAGAGCAAGAAGCAGCAGGGAGCGGTGGGAATCCTGACCAACGGCCTCTTCACGCGGGCCGAGATGTGGCAGGGGCCGCTGGCCTGCGCGCTGATGCCCTTCCTGCACCCGGAGCTCTACCCCGCTCCGGTTGCGGGTTGA
- a CDS encoding AAA family ATPase — MTILCGPNGAGKSTVIRGLARAIAGGTQFQNFDLREIAPPGIFSVELTINETKHTLSTHGDQGPSAVVHVINPGDAASAIRQFFQSRADIGALLTGIGPRNLSDDELEDTSYVLGRKYNEIETYEIDIEFEASEHDRVLRSIVRQFEVLPYFRVCGAKPYGVESMGQGEIACLFLLWAARRAQNAFVLLEEPEAYLAPRAQRALMDVLAKRALASDLQIILATHSESILRQAPLENVRVLHRALDGSVSISQPNIRNESLKSLGVSIQADLVLVVEDEMAKRILVSILGHLAPEILTASEVFAAGDNSKIGRALEFPRGERFGVLGVFDGDQRENVAVLEKPKRSTRTSKPTKVTPAQPPKKADIRLPADAWPFAFLPGTRSPEVELLEILQKHEARAAKALGRSKQQLSQALASLQGGDPHDLFPDVARALGMDVGALVDAAVGLALKEKGFAADVRQLLEQIKSADVLRR; from the coding sequence ATGACGATTCTCTGCGGACCCAACGGAGCAGGCAAGTCAACAGTCATTCGGGGGCTTGCTCGCGCAATCGCAGGAGGCACCCAATTTCAAAACTTTGATCTCCGAGAGATTGCTCCGCCTGGGATATTTAGCGTTGAACTGACGATCAACGAGACCAAGCACACACTCAGCACGCACGGAGATCAGGGTCCAAGCGCAGTTGTTCATGTGATCAATCCAGGTGATGCGGCAAGCGCGATTCGCCAGTTCTTCCAGTCACGCGCTGACATAGGAGCGCTCCTGACCGGAATCGGCCCCCGGAACTTGTCAGACGACGAGCTTGAAGATACCTCATATGTACTTGGTCGGAAATATAACGAGATCGAGACATACGAAATTGATATTGAATTTGAGGCAAGCGAACACGACCGCGTACTTCGTAGTATTGTACGGCAGTTTGAAGTGCTGCCCTATTTTAGAGTTTGTGGAGCAAAACCTTATGGTGTCGAGAGCATGGGGCAAGGAGAGATTGCATGCTTGTTCCTGCTTTGGGCTGCGCGACGAGCTCAGAATGCATTCGTATTGCTCGAAGAGCCGGAGGCGTATCTTGCCCCTCGCGCCCAAAGAGCCCTGATGGATGTTCTTGCAAAGAGGGCGCTTGCGAGCGACTTGCAAATAATTCTCGCGACACATTCAGAGTCAATACTGAGACAGGCTCCCTTGGAAAATGTGCGCGTCCTCCATCGTGCGTTGGATGGCTCGGTCTCGATTAGCCAACCAAACATTCGCAATGAGTCACTCAAAAGCCTTGGTGTTTCAATCCAGGCGGATCTTGTCTTGGTGGTAGAGGATGAAATGGCCAAGCGTATCTTGGTTTCAATTCTTGGCCATTTAGCGCCAGAAATCCTTACTGCCTCTGAGGTCTTTGCTGCTGGTGACAATTCCAAGATTGGACGGGCGCTTGAGTTCCCCAGGGGGGAGAGGTTTGGTGTTCTTGGTGTATTCGATGGCGACCAGCGAGAAAATGTTGCAGTGCTAGAGAAGCCTAAGAGGAGTACACGCACATCTAAACCCACGAAGGTAACGCCTGCGCAGCCTCCCAAGAAGGCGGATATCCGTCTCCCTGCAGATGCTTGGCCATTTGCATTTCTGCCTGGAACACGGAGCCCTGAGGTGGAACTCTTAGAGATACTGCAGAAGCATGAAGCCAGGGCAGCCAAAGCGCTGGGGCGGAGCAAGCAACAGTTAAGTCAGGCTCTTGCGTCGCTTCAAGGGGGCGACCCGCATGATTTGTTCCCTGATGTCGCTCGAGCGCTCGGCATGGACGTAGGTGCATTAGTTGATGCTGCTGTTGGACTCGCATTGAAGGAAAAGGGATTTGCGGCCGACGTGCGTCAGCTACTTGAACAGATCAAGAGTGCCGATGTTCTGCGCCGCTAA
- a CDS encoding DUF262 domain-containing protein encodes MKIQITEPDIQTLVTRINDNVLSLQPDFQRGEVWPESKQQKLIDSILRAWQIPPVHVIVLPENETQEVLDGQQRLAAIRNFVRGEFSVDGYIHPHDPELQNLDGLKFNELPLRHRNQFLRYAIRVVLVTDYAPEEPGELFYRLNQPTALTTAEQRNALYGEARKQIKGLVAAMSVCGLNEETLGFSNARMAYDDVLSRVCATLQSGTLRDKVTSRVIADIYRMPRGFGRSVVKSVERSIFALGQALSSVGFRVRFNKATLYSWLIFFDAALRMGCSSEQLGQFIESFEADRHSSSTNSGMGALFYVYLDRASSRVADTSSVLARDAVIWISLARFSANANLSFGKDASKLLTASTLLKSLPKRSSPSSIEAWLFEKLDECQWGTSL; translated from the coding sequence GTGAAGATACAGATAACAGAGCCGGACATCCAAACTCTAGTTACAAGAATCAACGACAATGTCCTTTCACTACAGCCCGATTTTCAGCGAGGCGAGGTATGGCCAGAGTCAAAGCAGCAAAAGCTCATAGATTCGATATTGCGCGCATGGCAGATTCCTCCAGTCCACGTAATCGTTCTTCCAGAGAACGAAACACAAGAGGTGCTGGATGGACAGCAAAGATTGGCCGCAATAAGAAACTTCGTTCGCGGGGAGTTTTCCGTCGATGGATACATCCATCCTCACGACCCGGAACTACAGAATCTAGATGGCTTGAAGTTCAACGAACTGCCACTGCGCCATCGGAACCAATTTCTTCGCTACGCAATACGTGTAGTACTTGTCACAGATTATGCACCAGAAGAGCCGGGGGAACTCTTCTATCGGCTTAACCAGCCGACAGCGCTTACTACAGCAGAGCAGCGAAACGCGCTCTATGGAGAGGCTCGAAAACAGATTAAAGGCCTAGTTGCAGCAATGTCGGTATGCGGCCTTAATGAGGAGACACTTGGATTTTCGAATGCGCGAATGGCATATGACGATGTGCTTTCCCGTGTGTGCGCAACACTGCAGAGTGGGACGCTTAGGGACAAGGTGACATCGCGCGTAATCGCAGACATCTACAGGATGCCCAGAGGGTTTGGTCGATCGGTTGTAAAGTCAGTTGAGCGTAGCATTTTTGCATTGGGACAGGCATTATCCAGTGTGGGCTTTCGAGTCCGCTTCAACAAAGCCACGCTCTATAGCTGGCTAATCTTTTTCGATGCGGCTTTGCGCATGGGTTGCTCTTCGGAGCAATTGGGGCAGTTTATCGAAAGCTTCGAAGCAGATCGGCACTCAAGCAGTACAAATTCCGGCATGGGCGCTCTATTCTATGTGTACCTAGATCGAGCAAGCTCGCGCGTGGCCGACACCAGTTCCGTATTGGCCCGTGATGCTGTTATTTGGATTTCCTTGGCGCGATTCTCCGCAAACGCCAACCTTTCCTTTGGCAAAGATGCCTCCAAGCTCCTCACCGCCTCAACTCTGTTGAAGTCTCTTCCAAAAAGATCATCACCTTCGTCGATCGAGGCTTGGCTTTTCGAGAAACTCGATGAGTGCCAGTGGGGGACGTCGCTATGA
- a CDS encoding NAD-dependent epimerase/dehydratase family protein encodes MKTLLTGATGLIGANLAHLLCEQGERPRLLVRVRSDRRGLRGLRYDEVLGDVLDADSLRGALKGVNQVYHVAGIVRFDPFTREDVTRINAQGTKNVLEVARAAGVRRVVVVSSVAAVGHGTLAEPATEESAYNYAGDNPYHESKREAERLALEASGRGLEVLAGNPGFVLGPYDVRPSTGELLLLVAKGLVAAYPSGGINGVNAQDVARGLKLIMDKGRPGERYILGGENLTYRELLTICAEEAGVPPPRLPLPDGVVKAVGRLGDVVGRLSPELFKHVNTAFLQALPLPAYQSSAKAMRELGYQPRPIRLGIREALRWFQEEGMLPRDRPLTPRGIVG; translated from the coding sequence ATGAAGACATTGTTGACGGGAGCGACAGGGCTGATCGGGGCCAACCTCGCCCACCTGCTGTGTGAGCAGGGGGAACGCCCCCGGCTGCTCGTCCGGGTGCGGAGTGACCGCCGGGGGTTGCGCGGGCTGCGCTATGACGAAGTGCTCGGCGACGTACTGGACGCAGATTCGCTCCGGGGGGCACTAAAAGGTGTAAATCAGGTCTACCACGTCGCGGGCATCGTCCGGTTCGATCCCTTCACGCGGGAGGACGTCACCCGCATCAACGCCCAGGGGACGAAGAACGTTCTGGAGGTTGCACGGGCGGCGGGCGTGCGGCGGGTCGTGGTGGTGTCGAGCGTGGCAGCGGTCGGCCATGGGACGCTGGCCGAGCCGGCGACCGAGGAGAGCGCGTACAACTACGCGGGAGACAACCCGTATCACGAGTCCAAGCGGGAAGCGGAGCGGCTGGCGCTGGAGGCCTCGGGGCGGGGCCTGGAGGTGCTGGCGGGCAACCCGGGCTTCGTGCTCGGCCCCTACGACGTGAGGCCCTCGACGGGGGAGTTGCTGCTGCTGGTGGCCAAGGGGCTCGTGGCGGCGTACCCGAGCGGGGGCATCAACGGGGTGAATGCGCAGGACGTGGCGCGAGGGCTGAAGCTCATCATGGACAAGGGCCGCCCGGGGGAGCGCTACATCCTGGGGGGAGAGAACCTCACCTACCGCGAGCTGCTGACGATCTGCGCGGAGGAGGCGGGGGTGCCGCCGCCGAGGCTTCCGCTGCCGGACGGGGTGGTGAAGGCGGTGGGGAGGCTGGGGGACGTGGTGGGCCGGCTGTCACCGGAGCTTTTCAAACATGTGAACACGGCGTTCCTGCAGGCGCTGCCGTTGCCGGCGTACCAGTCCTCGGCGAAGGCGATGCGGGAGCTGGGGTATCAACCGAGACCCATACGGCTCGGCATCCGAGAAGCACTGAGGTGGTTCCAGGAGGAAGGAATGCTCCCGAGGGACCGCCCGCTCACGCCGCGAGGCATCGTGGGTTGA
- a CDS encoding citrate synthase, whose translation MGTTQTAVHAGLEGVVVAETRLSEVDGERGRLVIAGDDVESLAGASSFEQVCARLWAPYAKQPLPDSLQAALGEARVRAFGLLDGLGDALSAKDGMDALRAAAAHVPEHPEGELATHLLLTGALAVFAGAWARRGRGLAPIRPDPTLSHAADLLRMVTGEHHPERAAGLDAYLVTVSDHGLNASTFTARVIASTGSDSVSAVVGAIGALKGPLHGGAPGPVLDMLDGIAHPERATSWLEEELGAGRRIMGMGHRIYRVRDPRAAVLERALERLERGGLRTERLALARAVERAAEELLRQRYPDRPLRANVEFYTAVLLDAVGLDRTMFSPTFACGRVAGWLGHISEQRVTGRLIRPASHYVGPMPG comes from the coding sequence ATGGGCACGACGCAAACGGCTGTGCATGCAGGGCTCGAAGGCGTGGTGGTAGCCGAGACACGGTTGAGCGAAGTGGACGGTGAGCGCGGGCGGCTGGTGATTGCCGGTGACGACGTGGAGTCACTCGCCGGAGCCAGCTCATTCGAGCAGGTGTGCGCGCGGCTCTGGGCCCCCTACGCGAAGCAGCCGCTCCCGGACTCGCTCCAGGCGGCGCTGGGCGAGGCTCGGGTGCGTGCCTTCGGGCTGCTCGATGGGCTGGGAGATGCGCTCTCGGCGAAGGACGGCATGGACGCACTGCGGGCCGCGGCGGCCCACGTGCCGGAGCACCCCGAGGGAGAGCTGGCGACGCACCTCCTGTTGACGGGGGCCCTCGCCGTCTTCGCGGGAGCGTGGGCGCGGCGCGGACGCGGGCTGGCGCCCATACGGCCGGACCCGACGCTGTCCCACGCGGCGGACCTGCTGCGCATGGTGACCGGTGAGCACCATCCCGAGCGCGCCGCCGGACTCGACGCCTATCTGGTCACCGTCTCCGATCACGGGCTGAATGCGTCCACGTTCACCGCGCGGGTGATCGCCTCGACGGGCTCGGACTCCGTGTCGGCGGTGGTAGGGGCCATTGGCGCGTTGAAGGGGCCGCTGCACGGCGGCGCACCCGGGCCGGTGCTGGACATGCTCGACGGCATTGCCCACCCGGAGCGGGCCACGTCCTGGCTCGAGGAGGAGCTGGGGGCCGGGCGCCGCATCATGGGCATGGGCCATCGCATCTACCGCGTGAGGGATCCCCGCGCGGCGGTGCTGGAGCGTGCCCTCGAGCGGCTCGAGCGCGGGGGGCTGCGGACCGAGCGGCTCGCCCTCGCCCGAGCGGTGGAGCGCGCGGCCGAGGAGCTCCTGCGCCAGCGCTACCCGGACCGTCCCCTGCGCGCGAACGTGGAGTTCTACACCGCCGTGCTGCTCGACGCGGTGGGCCTCGACCGCACGATGTTCTCGCCCACCTTCGCCTGTGGCCGCGTCGCCGGGTGGCTCGGACACATCTCCGAGCAGCGGGTGACGGGACGCCTCATCCGGCCCGCGTCGCACTACGTGGGGCCGATGCCGGGATGA
- a CDS encoding DUF6310 domain-containing protein, with protein sequence MAQAGLCHCATVCGYDFVVGVKSAAHKEALEKLDKTLTIVVMEWC encoded by the coding sequence ATGGCACAGGCCGGCCTGTGCCACTGTGCCACCGTGTGTGGCTATGACTTCGTCGTTGGTGTCAAAAGCGCCGCACACAAAGAAGCACTTGAGAAATTGGATAAAACCCTCACGATTGTCGTGATGGAGTGGTGTTGA
- the pcnB gene encoding polynucleotide adenylyltransferase PcnB: MTRDSTETPPAGGPTLQPAPDDAREVAASEDGSLDPLEVLPVPEAAEENPIAMSAFTETLPEDTLSETDFLSNATRSGRPAEIDPDKLDPDALKVIHRLLSHGHQAYFVGGCVRDLMLGRKPKDFDIATSAHPGEVRAIFRNCRLIGRRFRLAHIYFKGGKIIEVSTFRANPTELDASNGVAAADTGAENGEEEGNEAEESQDLLITHDNVFGTAEQDARRRDFTMNGLFYDVAEGQVIDYVRGRRDIDERYIRTIGDPEIRMREDPVRILRAVRFAAKLGLDIESRTYAAMEGAVEDLPRCAPARLLEETFRLIRGGVAAPTLRLLAALDALKVLLPPVAAYFKENGRRGQDTFYAYAEALDRRVSSGEPLDDAILLAALLVPIAQTAPVVESQDPAERPSVAQSIEELLAEFVQSARLPRRIAERCRLLLIAQRTLTGERRRRTGAFRRHPLFNDALIVFEISVEATGQYREALEAWKRGELPPLKPSEGSTPEAGEAPRKRRRRRRRGGRKVGAGEGASASAAGAPVSPGAEAADPGDDEGDDADSGPDSDGDSESDEG; the protein is encoded by the coding sequence ATGACGCGAGACTCCACTGAAACACCGCCAGCCGGCGGACCGACGCTCCAGCCTGCGCCCGATGACGCGCGCGAGGTTGCTGCCTCCGAGGATGGGTCCCTGGACCCCCTCGAGGTGCTGCCGGTCCCCGAAGCCGCGGAGGAGAACCCCATAGCCATGTCCGCTTTCACGGAGACACTTCCCGAGGACACCCTCTCCGAGACCGATTTCCTCTCCAACGCCACCCGTTCCGGCCGGCCCGCGGAGATCGATCCCGACAAGCTCGACCCGGATGCCCTCAAGGTCATCCACCGCCTCCTGTCCCATGGCCACCAGGCCTACTTCGTGGGCGGCTGTGTGCGGGACTTGATGCTGGGACGGAAGCCCAAGGACTTCGATATCGCCACCAGCGCCCATCCGGGCGAGGTGCGCGCCATCTTCCGCAACTGCCGCCTCATCGGCCGGCGCTTCCGGCTCGCCCACATCTACTTCAAGGGCGGGAAGATCATCGAGGTCTCCACCTTCCGCGCCAACCCCACCGAGCTCGACGCCTCCAACGGCGTGGCCGCGGCCGATACCGGCGCCGAGAACGGCGAGGAGGAGGGCAACGAGGCCGAGGAGTCGCAGGATCTCCTCATCACCCACGACAACGTCTTCGGGACCGCCGAGCAGGACGCCCGCCGCCGCGACTTCACCATGAACGGCCTGTTCTACGACGTCGCCGAGGGCCAGGTGATCGACTACGTCCGGGGCCGGCGCGACATCGACGAGCGCTACATCCGCACCATCGGCGACCCCGAAATCCGCATGCGCGAGGACCCCGTCCGCATCCTCCGCGCCGTGCGTTTCGCCGCCAAGCTGGGCCTGGACATCGAGTCGCGCACCTACGCCGCCATGGAGGGCGCCGTCGAGGATCTCCCGCGCTGCGCCCCCGCGCGCCTGCTGGAGGAGACCTTCCGCCTCATCCGCGGCGGGGTGGCCGCTCCCACCCTGCGGCTGCTCGCCGCGCTGGATGCGCTCAAGGTGCTGCTGCCCCCCGTGGCCGCGTACTTCAAGGAGAATGGCCGCCGCGGCCAGGACACCTTCTACGCCTACGCCGAGGCGCTCGACCGGCGCGTCTCCTCCGGCGAGCCGCTGGATGACGCCATCCTGCTCGCCGCGCTGCTCGTCCCCATCGCCCAGACGGCCCCCGTCGTGGAGAGCCAGGATCCGGCGGAGCGTCCCTCGGTGGCCCAGTCCATCGAGGAGCTGCTCGCCGAGTTCGTTCAGAGCGCGCGCCTGCCGCGCCGCATCGCCGAGCGCTGCCGGCTGCTGCTCATCGCCCAGCGCACCCTCACGGGCGAGCGCCGCCGCCGCACCGGTGCCTTCCGCCGTCACCCGCTCTTCAACGACGCGCTCATCGTCTTCGAGATCTCCGTCGAGGCCACCGGCCAGTACCGCGAGGCGCTCGAGGCGTGGAAGCGGGGCGAGCTGCCTCCCCTCAAGCCTTCCGAGGGCTCCACCCCCGAGGCGGGCGAGGCCCCGCGCAAGCGCCGCCGCCGCCGCCGCCGGGGTGGGCGCAAGGTCGGGGCAGGGGAGGGGGCTTCCGCCTCCGCCGCCGGGGCGCCGGTGAGCCCGGGCGCGGAGGCCGCGGACCCGGGTGACGACGAGGGGGACGACGCCGATTCCGGCCCGGACTCCGACGGCGATTCCGAGTCCGACGAGGGTTGA